gagagattgtgtgtgagagagtgtgtgagagagtgtgtgtgagagtgagtgtgtgtgagagagtgtgtgagagagtgtgtgagagagtgtgtgagagagagtgtgtgtgagagagagtgtgtgtgagagagagtgtgtgtgagagagagtgtgagagagagtgtgtgtgagagtgtgtgtgagagtgtgagagagtgtgtgtgagagagagtgtgtgtgagtgtgtgagagagagtgtgtgagagagagtgtgagagagagtgtgtgtgagagatagtgtgtgtgagagtgtgagagagagtgtgtgtgagagagtgtgtgtgagagagtgtgtgtgagagagtgtgtgaaagacagagtgtgtgagagagtgtgtgagagagagagtgtgtgtgagagagtgtgtgagagagcgtgagagtgagagagtgtgtgagagagtgtgtgagagcgagagtgtgagagagagagtgtgtgagagagtgtgtgagagagtgtgtgagagagtgtgagagagaaagtgtgagagagaaagtgtgagagagagtgtgagtgggacagttgtgagagagagtgtgtgtgagagagtgagagagtgtgtgtgtgagagagattgtgtgtgagagtgtgtgagagtgagtgtgagtgtgtgagagagtgtgtgtgatagagagtgtgtgagagagagagtgtgtgtgagagagagggtgtgtgagagagagggtgtgtgagagagagggtgtgtaagagagagggtgtgtgagagagtgtgtgagagagagtgtgtgtgagagtttgtgtgtgagagtgtgtgtgagtgtgtgagagacagtgtgtgagagagagtgtgtgagagagagtgtgtgagagagagtgtgtgagagagtgtgtgagagagagagagagtgtgagagagtgtgtgagagagagtgtgtgagagtgtgtatgagagtgtgtgtgtgagagagtgtctgagagagtgtgtgtgagtgtgtgtgagagagtgtgagagagtgtgtgtgagagtgtgtgtgagagagagagtgtgagagagagagtgtgtgtgagagagagtgtgtgagagagtgtgtgagagcgagtgtgtgtgagagagtgtgtatgagagtgagagtgtgcgagagagtgtgcgagagagtgtgcgagagagagtgtgtgagagagtgtgagagagagagagtgtgtgagagagagtgtgagagagagagagagagtgtgtgagagagagagtgtgtgagagagtgtgtgtgagagagagtgtgtgtgagagtgtgtgtgagaaagagtgtgagagtgagagagtgtgtgtgtgagagagtgtgtgagagagtgtgtgagagagtgtgtgtgagaaagagtgtgagagtgagagagagtgtgtgtgagagagtgtgtgtgagagagagagtgtgcgagagagtgtgcgagagagtgtgcgagagagagtctgtgagagagtgtgtgagagtgtgtgtgtgagagagtgtgtgtgtgagagagtgtgtgtgagagagtgtgtgtgagagagagtgtgcgagagagtgtgtgagagagtgtgtgtgagagagtgtgagtgtgagagagtgtgtgtgtgagagagtgtgtgtgtgagagagtgtgtgagagcttgtgtgagagagtgtgtgagagagtgtgtgtgtgggagagtgtgtgtgtgagagagtgagtgtgtgagagagagtgtgtgagagagagtgtgtgagagagagtgtgtgagagagagtgtgtgtgtgagagaatgtgtgtgtgagagagtgtgtgagagagagtgtgtgtgtgagagagtgtgagagagagtgtgtgagagagagtgtgtgtgagagtgagagagagagtgtgtgtgtgagagaatgtgtgtgtgagagaatgtgtgtgtgagagaatgtgtgtgtgagagagtgtgtgtgagagagagtgtgtgagagagagtgtgtgagagagagtgtgtgagagagagtgtgtgagagagtgtgtgagagagtgtgtcagagtgtctgtgagcgagtgtgtgtgagagtgtgtgtgagagagtgtgagagagagtgtgtgtgtgagagagtgagagagagagtgtgtgtgagagaatgtgtgtgtgagagagtgtgtgagagagtgtgtgtgagagagtgtgagtgtgtgagagagagtgtgtgagagagagtgtgagagagagtgtgtgagagagtgtgtcagagtgtctgtgagcgagtgtgtgtgagagagtgtgtgagagagtgtgtgagagagagtgtgtgagagagtgagtgtgagagtgtgtgtgagagagtgtttgagagagtgtgagagagagtgtgtgagagagagtgtgtgagagagagtgtgtcagagtgtgtgtgagcgagtgtgtgtgagcgagtgtgtgtgagcgagtgtgtgagagagtgtgtgagagagagtgtgtgagagagtgtgtgagagagtgagtgtgagagtgtgtgtgagagagtgtgtgagagagagtgtgtgagagagagtgtgtgagagtgtgtgtgagcgagtgtgtgtgagcgagtgtgtgtgagcgagtgtgtgtgagcgagtgtgagacactgtgtgtggaactcgctccaacaCCTCACagctgccctgtgtggatgtgatgCAGGCGTGCGCTGCTCGCAGGGGCACGCGGGGCTCGCTGGGGCACGCGGGGCTCGCAGGGGCACGCGGGGCTCGCAGGGGCACGCGGGGCTCGCTGGGGCACGCGGGGCTCGCAGGGGCACGCGGGGCTCGCTGGGGCACGCGGGGCTCGCAGGGGCACGCGGGGCTCGCTGGGGCACGCGGGGCTCGCAGGGGCACGCGGGGCTCGCTGGGGCACGCGGGGCACGGGGGGCTCGCAGGGGCACGCGGGGCTCGCAGGGGCACGCGGGGCTCGCAGGGGCACGCGGGGCTCGCTGGGGCACGCGGGGCTCGCTGGGGCAGGCGGGGCTCGCTGGGACACCCTGGGGTGGGGTTCCTGTTTCCCACGCAGGCCCCGGGGCAGCAGAATGCAGGTCGCAGGCACTCCCTGTGTtctcgcagacacacactgacagcatTGTGCGGAGACAGAGCAACGGGAACAGTCCTGTCTCCCTGGCACAAAGCAACCTGACACCCTCCCAGAGCTGCCTCATCCGCCTCGAGTGGCAGCTGCTCATCGAAAAGGTCAAGTGGCCTGCAGAAGATTAAAAAAACAGGCAGAGGCGCTGACCATTCGGAGCATGGAGCCTGGGGCCTGTCCCGCCAAGCAGTAAGGTCACACAGTATCAGCGAATTAACATTACCTTTCCCCCCCATtctaaaaatctatcaatctctgttgacagccgtgtgcaccgtctacaactcGCCCCGCAGCCACTcgccttccacagcaccttccaaacccgccacctccaccatcgagaaggacgaggggggcagcagacacacggggtacacccccccccccccccccccccccccacctgcaagttcccctcgagCCGCTCGCCACCCCGactcgggaatatatcggccgttcctgcaCTGTCGACGGGTCGGAATCccggaactccctgcctaacagcacggagggtgtacctacaccgcacggggactgcagcgggttcaagatggcggctcacccacccacctcctcaaggggcaattagggatgggcaacgaatggcGGGAATTTTGAATTTCCATCCATCAATCCGTTGGGGAACTCGCAGTCGAACCCCACTGGCCTGTCCAAACGCTGAACCTGTCTGTATCCTCCACACAGCTTCCATTCTCACTGAGCTGTGTATCGTCAGCGAAACCCGGTGTGTGACTCCTCTGACATGGCTGGGGATGTGTGCCGTGATGGAAGTagatgtgagtgtgagtttgtgagtgtgaccTACCGCCATGATGCAGTGACCCTGATATCTCGCGTTGCCCCtgccgcctctccccccccactaccgtctccctccctcccctccagacGTAGGCCTCATGCTGAGGAAGATCGCTCTGCTCGCTGCCTCCAACCCCAGTGTGGAAATTAGACAAGACGGAGAGAGTTTCTACATCAGGACCGCCACGACAGCGAGGACCACGGAGAtcaggttccgggtcggggaggagTTCGAGGAACAGACTGTCGATGGGAGGCCATGCAAggtgagaggcggagagagagagagagcgaggtggaCTAACCGGAGTGGACAATGGAAGGGAAAGAGGGGATCGactgaccctcccctgtcccaaCCCCCACCCGGCTACCATGGGAACGGAGAACCTGGGTTGCTGTAACCCTGGAGACTCTGGTTGCCGTGGCACCGGCCAAGCCTGTTCTTGTAGGCCTGGTTACCATGGCCCCGGACATGCCCGTTCCTGTGGGTCCGGTTGCAGTAGACCCGGACAAGCCTATTGCTGTGGGCCTGGTTGCCAGGGACCCGGCCAagcccgttgccgtggggccggttGCCATGGATCCGAGCATGCCTGTTGCTGTGGGCCGGTTGCCATGGATCCTAGCATGCCTGTTGCTGTGGGCTCGGTTGCCATGGACCCGGGCATGCCTGTTGCTGTGGGCCCGGTTGCCATGGACCCGGGCATGCCTGTTGCTGTGGGCCCGGTTGCCATGGACCCGGGCATGCCTGTTGCTGTGGGCCCAGTTGCCTTGGGCCCCAAAATGCCCGTTGCCGTGGGCCCGGTTGCCTTGGGCCTAGAAACTGCGGGGCGGGGTTTGgcctccccccccacaacaatctccccccagcccccccggaTGTGGCACAGTCAGGCCCCTGGATTGGgcggagaggggtggggagagcgGAGCGAGGGGATCGAGACAGCGTTCCTATTCTCTCTTTTCCCTCTTCCAGAGTTTGGTCAGGTGGACAGCAGAGAATAAGATGGAATGTGAGCAGCAACTACTGAAGGGAGACGGACCCAAAACGTCCTGGAGCCGCCAACTGACGGGCGACGACCAACTAATTCTGGTGAGGCCCGGCACTCCGGTAATCCCACTTTAACGTGGCGTTCcgacggggggcagggggggggggcagtgctggagcCTCTGGACAAATCTCTAACAGTGACGGACGAAGCTGAGAGGGAAATGTGACTGGAATCCTCGAGGGTATTGATGGGAGgtcatctgtaacctcctcctgcccctacaccccctccctatctctgtaacctcctcctgcccctacaccccctccctatctctgtaacctcctcctgcccctacaccccctccctatctctggaacctcctcctgcccctacaccacctccctatctctgtaacctcctcctgcccctacaccctctccctatctctgtaatctactccagcccctacaccccctccctatctctgtaacctcctccagcccctacaccccctccctatctctgtaacctcctcctgcccccacccccctccctatctctgtaacctcccccagcccctacaccccctccctatctctgtaacctcctcctgcccctacaccccctccctatctctgtaacctcctccagcccctacaccccctccctatctctgtaacctcctcctgcccctacaccccctccctatctctgtaacctcccccagcccctacaccccctccctatctctgtaacctcctcctgcccctacaccccctccctatctctgtaacctcctcctgcccctacaccccctccctatctctgtaacctcctcctgcccctacaccccctccctatctctgtaatctcctccagcccccaccccccctccctatctctgtaacctcccccagtccctacacaccctccctatctctgtaacctcctccagcgcctactccccctccctatctctgtaacctcctccagccctacaccccctccctatctctgtaacctcctccagtccctacgccccctccctatctctgtaacctcctccagcccctacgccccctccccatctctgtaacctcctccagcccctacacaccctccctatctctgtaaccacctccagcccctacaccctctccctatctctgtaacctcctccagcccctacgccccctccctatctctgtaacctcctcctgcccctacgacccttccctatttctgtaacctcctccagctccaacaccccctccctatctctgtaacctcctccagccccttcaccccctccctatctctgtaacctcctccagcccctatactccctccctatctctgtaacctcctccaggcccttcaccccctccctatctctgtaacctcctccagcccctacaccccctccctatctctgtaacctcctccagcccctacaccccctccctatctctgtaacctcctccagccccctacacccctccctatctctgtaacatcctccagcccctacaccccctccctatctctgtaacctcctccagccccttcaccccctccctatctctgtaacctcctccagcccctacaccccctccctatctctgtaacctcctccaggcccttcaccccctccctatctctgtaacctcctccagcccctccctatctctgtaacctcctccagcccctacaccccctccctatctctgtaacctcctccagccccctacacccctccctatctctgtaacctcctccagcccctacaccccctccctatctctgtaacctcctccagcccctacgccccctccctatctctgtaacctcctccagcccctacgccccctccccatctctgtaacctcctccagcccctacacaccctccctatctctgtaaccacctccagcccctacatcctctccctatctctgtaacctcctccagcccctacgccccctccctatctctgtaacctcctccagcccctacgacccttccctatctctgtaacctcctccagctccaacaccccctccctatctctgtaacctcctccagccccttcaccccctccctatctctgtaacctcctccagcccctatactccctccctatctctgtaacctcctccaggcccttcaccccctccctatctctgtaacctcctccagcccctacaccccctccctatctctgtaacctcctccagcccctacaccccctccctatctctgtaacctcctccagccccctacacccctccctatctctgtaacatcctccagcccctacaccccctccctatctctgtaacctcctccagccccttcaccccctccctatctctgtaacctcctccagcccctacaccccctccctatctctgtaacctcctccaggcccttcaccccctccctatctctgtaacctcctccagcccctccctatctctgtaacctcccccagcccctacaccccctccctatctctgtaacctcctccagccccctacacccctccctatctctgtaacctcctccagcccctacaccccctccctatctctgtaacctcctccagcccctacgccccctccctatctctgtaacctcttccagccccctacacccctccctatctctgtaacctcctccagcccctacaccccctccctatctctgtaacctcctccagcccctacaccccctccctatctctgtaacctcctccagccccctacacccctccctatctctgtaacctcctccagcccctacaccccctccctatctctgtaacctcctccagcccctacaccccctccctatctctgtaacctgctccagcccctacaccccctccctatccctgtaaccgcctccagcccctacacctcctccctatctctgttaactcctccagcccctacgccccctccctatctctgtaactcctccagcccctacgccccctccctatctctgtaacctcctccagcccctacaccctctccctatctctgtaacctcctccagcccccgacaacccctccctatctctgtaacctcctccagcccctacacccccctccctatctctgtaacctcctccagcccctacaccccctccctatctctgtaacctcctccagcccctacaccccctccctatctctgtaacctcctccacccactacaccccctccctatctctgtaacctcctccagcccctacacccccactatctctgtaacctcctccagcccctacaccccttccctatctctgtaacctcctccagccccgacaccccctccctatctctgtaacctcctccagcccctacacccacactatctctgtaacctcctcaagtccctacaccccctccctatctctgtaacctcctccagtccctacaccccctccctatctctgtaacctcctccagcctctacaccccctccctatctctgtaacctcctccagcccctacgccccctccctatctctggaacctcttccagcccctacatcccctccctatctctgtaacctcctccagcccctacaccccctccctatccctgtaacctcctgcagccactACACCcattccctatcgctgtaacctcctccagcccctacgccacctccctatctctgtaacctcctcctgcccctacaccccctccctatctctgtaacctcctccagcccctacaccccctccctatctctgtaacctcctccagcccctacaccccctccctatctctgtaacctcctctagcccctacacccactccctatctctgtaacctccttcagcccctacgccccctccctatctctgtaacctcctccagcccctacgcccactccctatctctgtaactcctccagcccctacgccccctccctatctctgtaacctcctccagcccctacaccccctccctatctctgtgacctcctcaaacccctacacccctccccatctctataacctcctccagaccccgacaccccctccctatctctgtaacctcctccagcccctacacccctccctatctctgtaacctcctccagctccgacaccccctccctatctctgtaacctcctccagcccctacaccccttccctatctctgtaacctcctccagccccgacacccccactatctctgtaacctcgttcagcccctacaccccttccctatctctgtaacctcctccagccccgacaacccctccctatctctgtaacctcctccagaccctacaccccctccctatcgctgtaagctcctccagcccctacaccccctccctatctctgtaacctcctcctgcccctacaccccctccctatctctgtaacctcctccagcccctacaccccctccctatctctgtaacctcctccagcccctacaccccctccctatctctgtaacctcctctagcccctacacccactccctatctctgtaacctccttcagccgctacgccccctccctatctctgtaacctcctccagcccctacgccccctccctatctctgtaactcctccagcccctacgccccctccctatctctgtaacctcctccagcccctacaccccctccctatctctgtaactcctccagcccctacactcctcc
This sequence is a window from Scyliorhinus torazame isolate Kashiwa2021f unplaced genomic scaffold, sScyTor2.1 scaffold_922, whole genome shotgun sequence. Protein-coding genes within it:
- the LOC140406845 gene encoding cellular retinoic acid-binding protein 2-like — protein: MSRNFTGTWKIKSSENFEELLKQLDVGLMLRKIALLAASNPSVEIRQDGESFYIRTATTARTTEIRFRVGEEFEEQTVDGRPCKSLVRWTAENKMECEQQLLKGDGPKTSWSRQLTGDDQLIL